In Deltaproteobacteria bacterium, the following are encoded in one genomic region:
- a CDS encoding dockerin type I repeat-containing protein yields the protein MRRRGTGSIGLRALVAAALAASPAIAAICGDANGDGQVTVSDGVQALRAAAGLSSSCDQNCDVDGSGAVTVSDGVNILRKAAGLAITEQCPDVAGTLIGHTIDIFGPLTKSGATAAAAPCDNPEGSVQQTAGGIVYDDCDFGDVNFSGFLGRSDNQLVFDALTIRRRGDVVSFAGSLFVGQIDGDAALSGVLDGDSQLLGSYVVTFQQAVIDEQGGTLDGELVFDTTGANLPRVVEVRVTLAGGTALPVVVRFDDDTTADFTYDPTTDVLMPADTPAPPAARVRLSNIDDRITAFLNGAQVLQAQASGPNATADTGFQPVAGLRCGDNVFEFRVENTVPGSGYTFRTQLEVGSMTIVDRTCGQVGVQNCDGNDQTQGEVVRDVTFVCVPCGPCMAGAGTCAVPLVIPPTGRIQIHGRVAGTNRLGGPCGGGGGPESVFVFTPQTTGCYEFNSCGTAFDSQLSLGDGFCGTNGPIQENCLDGNQSCVAGGAHESTFGFFSAGQPITLLLDSEGSQGGSYVFDVRPSGQCIL from the coding sequence TCGCCGCCATCTGCGGCGATGCGAACGGGGACGGCCAGGTCACGGTGAGCGACGGCGTGCAGGCGCTGCGCGCCGCAGCCGGGCTGAGCAGCAGTTGCGATCAGAATTGCGACGTCGACGGCAGCGGCGCGGTCACCGTGAGCGACGGGGTCAACATCCTCCGGAAGGCCGCCGGCCTCGCCATCACCGAGCAATGTCCCGATGTGGCGGGAACGCTGATCGGCCACACGATCGACATCTTCGGCCCCCTCACCAAGAGCGGCGCGACGGCGGCCGCCGCCCCCTGCGACAACCCGGAGGGTAGCGTCCAGCAGACGGCCGGCGGCATCGTCTACGACGATTGCGACTTCGGCGACGTCAACTTCAGCGGCTTTCTCGGCAGAAGCGACAACCAGCTGGTCTTCGACGCTCTGACGATCCGTCGCCGCGGCGACGTGGTGTCGTTCGCGGGATCGCTATTCGTCGGCCAGATCGACGGCGACGCGGCGCTCTCGGGCGTGCTCGACGGCGACTCGCAGCTGCTCGGATCGTACGTCGTGACCTTCCAGCAGGCCGTCATCGACGAGCAGGGCGGCACACTCGACGGCGAGCTGGTGTTCGACACGACCGGCGCGAACCTCCCCCGCGTCGTCGAGGTCCGAGTGACGCTCGCAGGCGGCACGGCGCTCCCGGTGGTGGTGCGCTTCGACGACGACACCACGGCCGACTTCACCTACGACCCCACGACCGACGTGCTGATGCCGGCCGACACGCCAGCTCCGCCCGCGGCGCGCGTCCGCCTATCGAACATCGACGACCGCATCACGGCGTTCCTGAACGGAGCGCAGGTGCTGCAGGCGCAGGCGAGCGGGCCGAACGCCACCGCCGACACCGGGTTCCAGCCGGTCGCCGGCCTGCGCTGCGGCGACAACGTCTTCGAGTTCCGCGTCGAGAACACCGTTCCCGGCAGCGGCTACACCTTCCGTACCCAGCTCGAGGTCGGGAGCATGACGATCGTGGATCGGACGTGCGGACAGGTCGGCGTCCAGAACTGCGACGGTAACGACCAGACCCAAGGCGAGGTCGTCCGCGACGTCACCTTCGTCTGCGTGCCCTGCGGTCCGTGCATGGCCGGCGCCGGAACGTGCGCCGTGCCGCTCGTGATTCCGCCGACGGGACGCATCCAGATCCACGGCCGGGTCGCGGGAACCAACCGGCTCGGCGGCCCGTGCGGTGGCGGGGGCGGCCCCGAATCGGTCTTCGTGTTTACGCCGCAGACGACCGGGTGCTACGAATTCAACAGCTGCGGCACCGCGTTCGACTCGCAGCTCTCGCTCGGCGACGGGTTCTGCGGGACCAACGGACCGATCCAGGAGAACTGCCTCGACGGCAATCAGTCGTGCGTCGCGGGCGGTGCCCACGAATCGACCTTCGGCTTCTTCTCGGCGGGTCAGCCCATCACTTTGCTGCTGGACAGCGAGGGTTCCCAGGGCGGAAGCTACGTGTTCGACGTACGGCCTTCGGGCCAGTGCATCCTATGA